The Fluviispira sanaruensis sequence ATGACGAGCGCATAGTCGGTTTTGTTCTGGGCACAGTCATGTCTAAACCAGGAACGGCATGGAGTTATGGATATATCGTTTGGCTCTGCGCACATCCAAATTGGCAAAGAGAAGGGGTTGCAAGCAAATTAATCGACAAAGTTGTGGAAGCCTTCGTTGAAAATGAAGGGGTTCGTATCATTATGGCCGATACCGATCCCAGCAATGAAAGAGCAGTTAAATTTTTCAAGAAAAAAGGTTTTGATCAAGAAAGACAGCATGTTTTTCTCACATCAAATATTGAAAATAATCCACTTTATTCAAATCTTTTGCACAAATCACGCGCTCAGGCATTAGAGGAACAATATTTAAAGAAAATAAGAAGACTTGCTGTTGGTTCTTCTGGTCTTGCTGCAGTAAAAAATCAAAAAAGAAAAAATGTCAATAGCAAGAAAAATGCTCAAACTGCGAAACAAAAAAAATCAAAGAAAAAGAAAAAAAAGTAAAATAAGATTCTTTGTTATTCGCTCTAAAGGACAGATTTATAATGTTTAATGAAATAGAAACTCCCGATCTTTCAAATCTTAATCCAGTGCAATTGTTAGCCAGCACACATAAAGATGGCCCAGCAGTTGTTTATGCAGGGGCGGGAAGTGGAAAAACCAAGGTTATTTGCTCAAGAATTGCTTGGCTTATTACCCATGAACATGTTCCGGCAAGTGCAATATTAGCTGTTACATTTACAAACAAAGCTGCCAAAGAAATGAAAGAAAGAGTCGAGCAATATATAGGAGCTAAACGTTCTAAATATGTCATCGTTTCTACATTTCATGCCTTCTGTGCCAGATTTCTTCGTATTTATGCAGAAGAAGCGGGTTATAATTCTGCTTTTTCAATATATGATGACGATGATCAAAAGAGTTTATTGAAAGATATCTTAAAAAAATTAAATATCTCTGATAAAATTTTATCCGTAAATACAGTTAAATCTAAAATTGATAAAATAAAAAATCAAGGATTGACACCCGAAGAATACCTTCATGAATTAAAGCACAATCCTGAGTTAAGTTTTCAAGAACAAAGACAACAGTTCAGAAACTTTGGTGAACAATACGATCCGGAGATTATCCAAAAAATCTATAGTTTATACCAAAGCACATTGAAAAAACAAAATGCAATGGATTTTAATGATTTACTGCTGGTTATGTTTAAAACCCTAGAAAACAAACCCCATGTGTTAGAATCGTTGCAAAATAGATTCCGCTATTTTCTCATTGACGAGTTTCAAGATACCAACCCTATTCAATTTAAACTTATCCATTTATTAAGCTCTAAAAGTCAAAATTTGTTTATTGTTGGAGATGATGATCAAAGTATTTATTCATGGCGCGGCGCTGAACCTTCTTTTATAATAAACTTTCATCATTTATATAAGAATGCAAAAGTATTTAAACTTGAAGAGAACTATAGAAGTACTAAAAATATTATTCAAGCAGCCACCGAAATTATTAAGAATAATAAAAAACGCGCTGACAAGACACTTTTCACTAACAACGAAGTTGGCACAAAAATTAAAATTAAATCCTGCGAAGATCCTTATATAGAATCTAAATTTATTTCTAATGAAATATATGCGGATGTTCAAGAAAATGGTAAATTTTCTGATTTCTGCATTTTATATCGCACAAATGCACAAAGCCGTTCACTTGAAGATGAGTTAAGAAGACGAATGATGCCATATATCATATATGGATCAGTTCGTTTTTATGAGAGAGCTGAAATAAAAATATTACTTGCTTATATTAAATTAATTATAAACCCAACTGACGAAGCTGCATTTCAAAAAATAATTAACACTCCCCGTAGAGGTTTTGGTGACAAGGCACTCTCAAAATTAAAAGAATTATCTACTTCTCGCAATGAAAGTTTACTAAATACGATTACTGAAATTGTCTATGGCGGATTAGAAAATGAAGTATCTCGATCAATTGCAGCAGTAAAAGATTTCGTAATGTGCTTTCAAAAATGGAAGAGCAATCTAGATTATCACAACAAACCATCAGTTACTTTAGCTGAGGTAATATCAGATATCAATTTCGAAGAATATTTAAGAAATTCATATCCTGAAGATTTCGACGAAAGATGGTTGAACGTAATTGAATTAAAAAATGCGATTATAGAATTTGAAAATATAAATATTGAAGAAGAAATAGGACAACAACAAAAACAACTCTCCGGGTTAGAAAAGCTCTCTCGCTTTTTAGAACAAGCTATGCTCACCGTTGAGCCAACCGTGGTCAATGTTCAACAAGGTACTGCAAACGCAATCACTTTGATGACAATCCACTCTGCAAAGGGGCTTGAGTTTCCAAAAGTTTTTATTGCGGGCCTTGAAGAAGGCGTTCTTCCACATCAAAACTCGATCGATTCTCCAGAAGCTATCGAAGAGGAACGAAGACTTATGTATGTTGCTGTTACCCGCGCAAAAAGCAAATTAACTCTGACAAATTGCAAACGTAATAGATATAAAGATTTTATTCCAGCTCAGGAAAGTCGTTTTATTTCTGAAATTTCTTTTGAAATAACCGATTGGGTTGACTCTGCTAAAAAAACATTTCCAAGAGAATTTGGTAAAATAACTTCTACCCCTAAATTTGAAGACAAACCAAGAATTTTTAAGGGTGATGATCTTTTAAATAAAGAAAATATAAATTTAAAAAGTGAAATGAATCAAGATTTAATTTGGAGAAAAGGACAAAAAGTTACACATAAAGTATTTGGCGATGGTGTTATAAGAGAAATTGAAAAAAGCACCTCAGGATATAGACTCAGAATTAAATTTGATAAAAATTCTGTTGGAGAAAAGACTCTTATACATACATACGTCACGCCCATTTAATTTACAAAAGGTATAAAGAATGAGAAAAGAATTAAAAGTTTCCCCATCAATTGCAGCAGGAAATCTATTAAAACTAGAAGAAGAGGTACGTAAATTAGAGCATAGTGGAGCAGATAGTATCCATTTTGATGTGATGGATGGCCACTTTGTCCCACTTCTCACCATTGGTATACCATTTATAGAACAAATGCGGAAAATTACAAAAATGCATTTAGATGTGCACATTATGGTAACAAATCCCGATTCTACTTTTGAAAATTATTTATCTGCTGGAGCGGACACACTTTCTTTTCACATAGAAACAGCATTACATCCCCACAGAATTTGTAGCAAAATTAAAGAAACAGGAAAACGCGCTGGTATTGTCTTAAACCCTTCTACACATTGGAAAGACATTGAATATTTATTACCCGTTCTAGATCAAGTCACACTTATGACTGTTAATCCCGGCTTCTCAAGACAAGCGCATATTCCACTTGTCCACAAAAAAATATTAGAATTATCTAAATATCGTAGCGAGAATAATTTGAAATTCGATATTATGGTTGATGGAGGCGTGAGTCACGAAAACGCAAATACTCTAAATAAACTTGGAGTCGATATCGTTGTTGCAGGTGGTGCCGTTTTTAATTTCGAAAACTATAAAGAAGCTATTGTAAAAATTAAGAGCGCTTCCATCACAAACTAAAACTATAATAAAGAATTATTATTTTCTTTATTTTACTTAATCATTCATGAAAAGAATTATTGATATGACACCTTCTTTTTTCCAGCCAATCTCAGAGGAATTAGCAACACTCGAAACAAAACTGGTCGACTATTTACTCACTCCAAATAAACCTACGAATCAGATTTTGGAACATATATTTTCTTCAGGTGGAAAAAGAATTCGTCCTGCTCTTTTCCTCTTATGCAGCAGACTGATTAATTATAATGGAGATCATAAGTTTCCAATTGCATCTGTCTGTGAATATATCCACACAGCTAGTTTATTGCATGATGATGTCATCGACAACTCGACTCTGCGTAGAAATAAGCCAACAGCTAACTCCATCTGGGGGGACGAAACGGCAGTATTAACAGGCGATCTTATTTATTCTGCAGCCTGCCGTTTGATGGTTAAAACCAAAAGTCTTGAATTGATCGATGATTTTGCAGAGTGCATACGCTTTATGAGTGAGAGTGAGTTATTTCAACTCGAGCTTCTATGGAAAATCGATACAAACTATGAACAATATTATAGCGTTGTTGAAGGAAAAACCGCCTTTTTATTTCAATGCAGCGCAAAAACTCCTTGTTATTTAGCTCAATCAGATAGTATAACAACCCATCTTTTAGGCGATTATGGCAAACATATTGGTTTTGCATTTCAAATATTTGATGATTACTTAGACTATGCAGGAGATGCTGCTCAAGTTGGAAAACCAATAGCAGCAGACTTATTAGAAGGAAAAATCACTCTTCCTTTAATCTATGCATTAAATTCTAATAATAAATACACGCAAAATTTAAAGAATTTAATCCATAAGATTATTGAAAATAATTTTGCCACTATGGAAGAACAAAAAGAATTGATAACACTTGTTAAAGAAACGGACGGATTGAATAAGGCATTACAACAAGCAGAAACGCACGCTCAAAATGCAAGAAATTGTCTTTCTAAATATACGCAAAACAACGATCTTAATTTAGAACAAAAAAATGCATTAACAGCTTTGAATGAAATCACTTATTTTGTCTTGAATAGAAAGAATTAAAAACAAATGAAGTCACTAGCATTAAATAAATATACGCTAAGCAATGGTGTACCCGTATTTTATTGTCACACACCCGAGACAGTTTGTTTTGAACTCTCTATCCATATAAATACAGGAGCGAGAGACGAAACAGAAAAAAATAATGGTGTCTCGCATTTTTTAGAACACATGATGTTTCGTGGCTCAAAATCATATCCAAATTCAATTCAACTCTCAAAAGCGATGGAGTCTTTTGGCGGCGAGACCAATGCCATGACTGGTATTGAAAACACGACTTATTGGTTAAAAGGGGACGCTGAAAAAACTCTGGATGCCATCGATTGCTTTGCTGATTTCTTTTTAAGACCAAATTATGCAGATTTAGAAATAGAACGCTCTGTCATTCTCCAAGAAATGGCGTCTGATTTTAATGAAGCCGGTGACAGTATTGACACAGAGTCACTCGCTATGGCCACACTATTTTCCAACCATCCCCTTGGCAATCCTATTATTGGAAAAGAAGAAATAGTTAAAAAAATATCACAATCTGACTTATCAGAAAAAAGACGAGATTATTATACACCTAATCGCTGTGCAATAACCATTCATACTTCAATCAATGAAAAAGATGTCATTGCCCAACTTGAAAAATCATTAGGCAATGAGTGGACCCATACACAAGATTCTGTACCAAACAGAATTATGGCTGATAATTATATTCCACATATAAATTCACTCAGAAAACCACAAAATGCACTTTGTTTACAGAATAATCCTGATAATCAATTTGCCGTAAAACTCGTTTTTCCAACTGTGGGTGGACTTTCAAATGAAGTTGTATATATAACTTTCTTACAAAGAATTCTTGATGATGGAATATGTACAAGACTCCCTGCAAATATTCGTGAAAAATATGGACTGGTTTATGATATCAGTTGTGACACCCAAT is a genomic window containing:
- a CDS encoding GNAT family N-acetyltransferase, producing the protein MSSKEKREKDKEREKEDLKEEKRFFDGKRSFSIRELEIQDLAEVYNLGETCFRADLWPMLYRGWDEYEVTTMFNTDGDYCLVAENDEFEKGMDPDDERIVGFVLGTVMSKPGTAWSYGYIVWLCAHPNWQREGVASKLIDKVVEAFVENEGVRIIMADTDPSNERAVKFFKKKGFDQERQHVFLTSNIENNPLYSNLLHKSRAQALEEQYLKKIRRLAVGSSGLAAVKNQKRKNVNSKKNAQTAKQKKSKKKKKK
- a CDS encoding ATP-dependent helicase, which gives rise to MFNEIETPDLSNLNPVQLLASTHKDGPAVVYAGAGSGKTKVICSRIAWLITHEHVPASAILAVTFTNKAAKEMKERVEQYIGAKRSKYVIVSTFHAFCARFLRIYAEEAGYNSAFSIYDDDDQKSLLKDILKKLNISDKILSVNTVKSKIDKIKNQGLTPEEYLHELKHNPELSFQEQRQQFRNFGEQYDPEIIQKIYSLYQSTLKKQNAMDFNDLLLVMFKTLENKPHVLESLQNRFRYFLIDEFQDTNPIQFKLIHLLSSKSQNLFIVGDDDQSIYSWRGAEPSFIINFHHLYKNAKVFKLEENYRSTKNIIQAATEIIKNNKKRADKTLFTNNEVGTKIKIKSCEDPYIESKFISNEIYADVQENGKFSDFCILYRTNAQSRSLEDELRRRMMPYIIYGSVRFYERAEIKILLAYIKLIINPTDEAAFQKIINTPRRGFGDKALSKLKELSTSRNESLLNTITEIVYGGLENEVSRSIAAVKDFVMCFQKWKSNLDYHNKPSVTLAEVISDINFEEYLRNSYPEDFDERWLNVIELKNAIIEFENINIEEEIGQQQKQLSGLEKLSRFLEQAMLTVEPTVVNVQQGTANAITLMTIHSAKGLEFPKVFIAGLEEGVLPHQNSIDSPEAIEEERRLMYVAVTRAKSKLTLTNCKRNRYKDFIPAQESRFISEISFEITDWVDSAKKTFPREFGKITSTPKFEDKPRIFKGDDLLNKENINLKSEMNQDLIWRKGQKVTHKVFGDGVIREIEKSTSGYRLRIKFDKNSVGEKTLIHTYVTPI
- a CDS encoding M16 family metallopeptidase, which translates into the protein MKSLALNKYTLSNGVPVFYCHTPETVCFELSIHINTGARDETEKNNGVSHFLEHMMFRGSKSYPNSIQLSKAMESFGGETNAMTGIENTTYWLKGDAEKTLDAIDCFADFFLRPNYADLEIERSVILQEMASDFNEAGDSIDTESLAMATLFSNHPLGNPIIGKEEIVKKISQSDLSEKRRDYYTPNRCAITIHTSINEKDVIAQLEKSLGNEWTHTQDSVPNRIMADNYIPHINSLRKPQNALCLQNNPDNQFAVKLVFPTVGGLSNEVVYITFLQRILDDGICTRLPANIREKYGLVYDISCDTQFFNEIGTFSIDATVSEDLLPNLLEKLTQELRNIISEKPLQEELDHIRFRYIFDLKQIKETPSRLLNREVSAYFMEQKLTLDDEINIVKSVTTEQILKTAQKIFGSARRGFVLIGPKARKKRELVEKLLSIFDGIGDLNEKGSSN
- a CDS encoding polyprenyl synthetase family protein — its product is MTPSFFQPISEELATLETKLVDYLLTPNKPTNQILEHIFSSGGKRIRPALFLLCSRLINYNGDHKFPIASVCEYIHTASLLHDDVIDNSTLRRNKPTANSIWGDETAVLTGDLIYSAACRLMVKTKSLELIDDFAECIRFMSESELFQLELLWKIDTNYEQYYSVVEGKTAFLFQCSAKTPCYLAQSDSITTHLLGDYGKHIGFAFQIFDDYLDYAGDAAQVGKPIAADLLEGKITLPLIYALNSNNKYTQNLKNLIHKIIENNFATMEEQKELITLVKETDGLNKALQQAETHAQNARNCLSKYTQNNDLNLEQKNALTALNEITYFVLNRKN
- the rpe gene encoding ribulose-phosphate 3-epimerase — encoded protein: MRKELKVSPSIAAGNLLKLEEEVRKLEHSGADSIHFDVMDGHFVPLLTIGIPFIEQMRKITKMHLDVHIMVTNPDSTFENYLSAGADTLSFHIETALHPHRICSKIKETGKRAGIVLNPSTHWKDIEYLLPVLDQVTLMTVNPGFSRQAHIPLVHKKILELSKYRSENNLKFDIMVDGGVSHENANTLNKLGVDIVVAGGAVFNFENYKEAIVKIKSASITN